From the Psychrobacillus sp. FSL K6-4046 genome, one window contains:
- a CDS encoding cell wall hydrolase, producing the protein MARVKYRDKDVDLMARMMRAEAEGEGKQGMLYVGNVIVNRAKADCLDFRDVRSIEDVIFQVQGGNYSFEAVQKGNLFYERARGTEKKLAKQALDYWREHPAKYALWYFNPYAPCPPTWYGQPFSGQYKDHCFYEPAAGTCESVYIG; encoded by the coding sequence ATGGCTAGAGTTAAATACCGAGATAAAGATGTTGACCTCATGGCAAGGATGATGAGAGCAGAAGCTGAAGGTGAAGGTAAGCAAGGGATGTTATATGTTGGAAATGTAATTGTAAACCGTGCTAAAGCTGATTGTTTAGACTTTAGAGATGTAAGGTCTATTGAGGATGTCATTTTTCAGGTACAAGGGGGCAATTATTCTTTTGAAGCCGTTCAAAAAGGTAATTTATTTTATGAAAGAGCGAGAGGTACTGAAAAAAAGTTAGCAAAGCAGGCTTTGGACTATTGGAGAGAACACCCAGCGAAATATGCATTGTGGTATTTTAATCCATACGCTCCGTGTCCTCCGACTTGGTATGGTCAACCTTTTTCTGGTCAATATAAAGATCATTGTTTTTATGAACCAGCAGCCGGAACATGCGAAAGCGTTTATATAGGCTAG
- a CDS encoding MFS transporter, which translates to MKNLYQDSRFWLIILANIASSIGSGITMIAIPWMLVTSEDGNAVFGYITISMTIISFIITPFVGSLVDRMSRKKLLLISEIVCLVALLFFTSIGFLGLSYEIWHYTLIYMIGSLYYTIFYPTMFAMNQEIFHKDQYKSLNGTMEVQGQLSSMIAGGVASILLMKWDLHFILLLDVLTYGAAIYFYVKLPYTRAKRSEAEKEEKGRAWDGLVYMMGRPAMFVFLVFAFMPFIGVMLTNYLFPVYLVEVLEADASVYGLEGMIYAAGAVLAGAFVPMLAKKLGNEKTIILGVLIYTVAISLIVFVELPVYLSLMLFLAIGNSGARVARNSFLMDQVPNKIIGRVDSLFRSIGLLIRILLLALFTGMVSSGLIIICFYILSGLLVVSAFMVTISWRKGFSVRNKKAICIEEVSL; encoded by the coding sequence ATGAAAAATTTATATCAAGACTCAAGATTTTGGCTGATCATATTGGCTAATATAGCTTCCTCTATAGGCTCAGGAATTACAATGATAGCAATTCCCTGGATGCTCGTGACGAGTGAAGACGGTAACGCAGTATTCGGTTATATTACGATTTCAATGACTATCATTAGTTTTATCATAACGCCCTTTGTTGGCTCGTTAGTAGATAGAATGTCCAGAAAAAAGTTACTGTTAATTAGTGAAATAGTTTGTTTAGTTGCCTTATTGTTTTTCACTTCCATTGGATTCTTGGGCTTATCCTATGAAATTTGGCATTACACACTAATTTATATGATTGGCAGTCTGTATTACACTATTTTTTATCCAACCATGTTTGCGATGAATCAGGAAATTTTTCATAAGGATCAGTATAAATCTTTAAACGGGACGATGGAGGTACAGGGGCAGCTTTCTAGCATGATAGCTGGAGGAGTAGCTAGTATTTTGTTAATGAAATGGGATTTACATTTTATTTTACTATTAGATGTTTTGACTTACGGAGCAGCTATTTACTTCTATGTTAAACTTCCTTATACCAGAGCGAAACGATCAGAAGCAGAGAAGGAAGAGAAAGGTAGAGCTTGGGATGGGTTAGTTTATATGATGGGACGTCCAGCCATGTTCGTTTTTTTGGTATTTGCCTTTATGCCTTTTATAGGAGTTATGCTGACGAATTATTTGTTTCCTGTTTATTTAGTGGAAGTACTAGAGGCGGATGCTAGCGTTTATGGCTTAGAAGGAATGATATATGCTGCTGGTGCAGTGCTAGCAGGGGCATTTGTTCCGATGCTTGCGAAAAAACTAGGAAATGAGAAGACTATTATATTAGGAGTGCTTATTTATACCGTTGCCATTTCTTTGATTGTTTTTGTAGAGCTGCCTGTTTACCTATCGTTAATGTTGTTTTTAGCTATCGGAAACAGCGGGGCTCGAGTAGCGAGAAATTCGTTCCTTATGGATCAAGTCCCGAACAAGATTATTGGCAGAGTTGATAGTTTGTTCCGTTCTATTGGCTTACTCATCAGAATTTTATTGCTTGCACTTTTTACAGGAATGGTCTCTTCCGGATTAATTATCATATGTTTCTATATATTAAGTGGACTCTTGGTCGTGTCGGCCTTCATGGTTACAATTAGCTGGAGGAAAGGCTTTTCGGTAAGAAATAAGAAAGCTATTTGTATAGAGGAAGTCAGTCTGTAA
- a CDS encoding iron chelate uptake ABC transporter family permease subunit gives MRKNSKKLIILAVIALVCMALFAFYNIQGGFSYAFPKRVERLAAMVITGTAIAYATIIFQTVTHNRLLTPSVMGVDSMYEVVQTVIYFTAGSASLFVVNRYLNFSVSIMAMIIFAVLLYRFLFRADKYPIFLLLLAGMIIGTLLGSLVTFMQVIIDPVEYESLQARLFASFMNVKTELLLIAMVILGLAFLYGSRLLKDLNVVSLGRDNAINLGVNYDKIVLQVLILSSVLIATSTALVGPVTFLGLIVANVAYQFLDTYKHSVLIVGASLISIIGLVGGQFIVQHVFHLNTTISVIINFVGGIYFIYLLLKESRKAA, from the coding sequence ATGCGAAAAAATAGTAAGAAGCTAATTATTTTGGCTGTTATTGCATTAGTATGTATGGCATTGTTTGCATTTTATAATATTCAAGGCGGCTTTAGTTATGCCTTTCCAAAGCGTGTGGAACGTTTAGCTGCAATGGTAATCACGGGTACTGCAATTGCATATGCAACGATTATATTCCAGACAGTAACACATAATCGTTTATTAACACCTTCCGTAATGGGTGTTGACTCTATGTATGAGGTAGTACAAACGGTGATTTACTTTACAGCAGGCTCTGCTTCTTTATTCGTCGTAAATCGTTATTTGAACTTTAGTGTATCGATTATGGCAATGATCATTTTCGCGGTGCTTTTATATCGTTTCTTATTCCGAGCAGATAAGTATCCAATCTTCCTTCTCTTATTAGCAGGTATGATTATTGGGACTTTGCTAGGAAGTCTAGTGACATTTATGCAGGTCATCATTGATCCTGTGGAATATGAAAGTTTACAAGCTCGGTTGTTTGCAAGCTTTATGAATGTGAAAACCGAATTATTACTAATTGCCATGGTTATACTAGGACTGGCATTTTTGTATGGCTCTAGGTTATTAAAAGATTTGAATGTTGTTTCGTTAGGTCGAGACAATGCCATTAACCTCGGTGTTAACTATGACAAGATTGTTCTACAAGTTTTGATTTTATCTTCCGTGTTAATAGCTACTTCCACAGCGTTAGTTGGTCCTGTTACATTCCTAGGACTAATCGTAGCGAACGTAGCTTATCAATTTTTAGATACGTATAAGCATTCTGTATTAATTGTTGGAGCGAGCTTGATTAGTATTATCGGCCTTGTCGGAGGACAATTTATCGTACAGCATGTGTTTCATTTAAATACAACTATTAGTGTCATCATTAACTTTGTCGGTGGGATTTACTTTATTTACTTATTACTAAAGGAAAGTAGGAAAGCAGCATGA
- a CDS encoding phytoene/squalene synthase family protein, translating into MREVATLQKEAMDMLKKTSRTFYIPITFLEPTLKKAVASAYLCMRAIDEIEDHETLDALVKQHLLFETSKMLVNGFDKKEYELLVAPYQEQLPAVSLRLGDWLEICPTDLVATVKTYTAEMAEGMAKWVEKEWQVKTKEDLDEYTYYVAGLVGVMLSDLWKWNADIETDRDLAIAYGRGLQAVNILRNKDEDKERGVQFFPEGWTRADMFEYAEDNLSKADEYIKSINRKSILLFCKLPLALAHKTLKALKSGKEKMSRSEVEETVVEVQAEV; encoded by the coding sequence GTGCGTGAAGTAGCAACATTACAAAAAGAAGCAATGGATATGCTAAAGAAAACAAGCAGAACCTTTTATATTCCAATTACTTTTTTAGAGCCCACTCTGAAAAAGGCGGTTGCTTCTGCATATCTTTGTATGCGTGCAATTGATGAGATTGAAGACCACGAAACATTGGATGCACTAGTAAAACAACATTTATTGTTCGAAACTAGCAAGATGCTTGTAAATGGTTTTGATAAAAAAGAATATGAACTGCTTGTAGCTCCGTATCAGGAACAATTACCAGCAGTTTCCCTCCGACTTGGCGACTGGCTTGAAATCTGTCCAACAGATTTAGTGGCTACAGTTAAGACCTATACCGCTGAAATGGCAGAAGGAATGGCGAAGTGGGTAGAGAAGGAATGGCAAGTAAAAACAAAAGAAGACCTAGACGAGTATACCTACTATGTAGCTGGACTTGTTGGCGTAATGCTTTCTGATCTATGGAAGTGGAATGCAGATATTGAAACCGACCGCGATTTAGCGATAGCGTACGGGAGAGGCTTGCAAGCAGTAAATATATTGAGAAATAAAGACGAAGACAAAGAGCGAGGGGTACAATTCTTCCCCGAGGGATGGACACGAGCGGATATGTTTGAATATGCGGAGGACAACCTATCTAAAGCGGACGAGTATATAAAAAGCATTAACCGTAAAAGCATCCTACTATTCTGTAAGCTGCCGCTTGCGCTAGCACATAAAACATTAAAAGCGTTGAAGAGCGGTAAAGAAAAAATGAGTCGCTCTGAAGTAGAAGAAACCGTAGTTGAAGTACAAGCAGAAGTTTAA
- a CDS encoding spore coat protein — MATKKEETKTEQQEMAMIDDLAIATDLLITSKAAVRNLATAITETATPSVKKLLRRELDNAIDTHDKIAQYMIKNEMYHAYDLNEQMEHDLEKADIALNLAKK; from the coding sequence ATGGCTACTAAAAAAGAGGAAACAAAAACAGAACAACAAGAAATGGCAATGATTGACGACTTAGCAATTGCGACTGATTTATTAATTACTTCCAAAGCAGCTGTTAGAAACCTAGCTACTGCAATTACGGAAACTGCGACTCCTTCTGTTAAGAAGCTACTGCGTCGTGAGTTGGATAATGCCATTGATACACATGATAAAATCGCACAATACATGATTAAAAATGAAATGTATCATGCGTATGATTTAAACGAACAAATGGAGCATGACTTAGAAAAAGCTGATATTGCCTTAAATTTAGCGAAAAAATAG
- a CDS encoding GNAT family N-acetyltransferase, with amino-acid sequence MKEWTVSLGKKDYPARELTIDNMEQILALQSIVLQHLENKEFLQPLTKEEFEDSLKHRLMVGVFADDELIAFRTLAIPVMDENHLGYDIGLSEEQLGDVVYQEITNVHPEYRGYGLQRKLADLVMELLQNSPYTYICATVAPFNFASLKDKLSQGMVIKALKRKYDNMLRYIFYKRLDGNDYIVFGENQMNIKMSDIEEQQKLLKAGWVGTNILQKEEEWYVVYKETI; translated from the coding sequence ATGAAAGAGTGGACTGTCAGTCTAGGGAAAAAAGATTATCCAGCTAGAGAATTAACAATAGACAACATGGAACAAATTTTAGCGTTACAGAGCATTGTTCTCCAGCATTTAGAGAACAAAGAGTTTTTACAGCCTCTAACAAAAGAGGAATTTGAAGACTCTCTTAAGCATCGATTAATGGTAGGGGTATTCGCTGATGATGAGCTGATTGCATTTCGAACGCTTGCCATCCCAGTGATGGATGAGAATCACCTTGGCTATGACATTGGTCTTTCGGAAGAGCAGCTAGGTGATGTAGTTTATCAGGAAATTACAAATGTCCATCCAGAGTATCGAGGCTACGGTCTTCAAAGAAAACTAGCAGACCTAGTAATGGAGCTCCTGCAGAATTCTCCGTACACATACATTTGTGCAACAGTAGCACCTTTTAACTTTGCTAGCTTGAAGGACAAGCTTAGTCAAGGAATGGTTATTAAAGCTCTCAAACGTAAGTATGACAACATGCTACGTTACATATTTTACAAAAGGCTCGACGGAAATGATTATATTGTATTTGGTGAAAATCAGATGAATATAAAAATGTCTGACATAGAGGAACAGCAAAAGCTACTTAAAGCAGGCTGGGTAGGCACCAACATTCTACAAAAAGAAGAAGAGTGGTACGTAGTCTATAAAGAAACGATTTAA
- a CDS encoding ATP-binding cassette domain-containing protein translates to MIEIKELSKSFGKKPVVENVTLKIQPKAITSFIGPNGAGKSTLLSMVSRLLDADTGEVFLDQTDVKKMKSNNFAKRVAILKQANHLNIRLTVRELVAFGRYPYSKGRLNAEDEKLVDQALEYLNLTDMQDKFLDELSGGQRQRAFISMVIAQDTEYILLDEPLNNLDMKHSVQIMKILRKLVDDLGKTVVIVLHDINFASVYSDRIVALKEGRLVKDGPTHEIINSEALRDVYDMDIPVQVQDGCRICVYFNSQ, encoded by the coding sequence ATGATAGAAATTAAAGAGCTTTCTAAAAGCTTTGGGAAAAAACCGGTCGTTGAAAATGTAACACTAAAAATACAACCAAAGGCAATCACTTCTTTTATTGGACCAAATGGTGCAGGTAAATCCACATTGTTATCCATGGTAAGCCGCCTTTTAGATGCGGATACAGGGGAAGTATTTTTAGATCAAACGGATGTAAAGAAAATGAAATCGAATAACTTTGCAAAGCGTGTGGCTATTTTAAAGCAGGCCAACCATTTAAACATCCGTTTAACTGTACGTGAGCTTGTGGCTTTTGGTCGCTATCCTTATTCAAAAGGGAGACTAAATGCAGAGGACGAGAAGTTGGTAGATCAAGCACTGGAGTATTTGAATTTAACAGATATGCAAGATAAGTTCTTGGATGAGTTATCAGGTGGTCAAAGGCAGCGTGCTTTTATTTCCATGGTAATTGCTCAAGATACGGAATATATTTTATTGGATGAGCCGTTAAATAATCTAGATATGAAACATTCCGTACAAATCATGAAAATTTTACGTAAACTCGTAGATGACTTAGGAAAAACTGTCGTTATTGTATTACATGACATTAACTTTGCTTCTGTTTATTCTGATCGTATCGTTGCACTGAAAGAGGGGCGCCTTGTAAAGGATGGTCCAACACATGAGATTATTAATTCAGAAGCTTTACGTGATGTCTACGATATGGATATCCCAGTACAAGTGCAGGATGGTTGCCGTATTTGCGTATACTTTAATTCTCAATAA
- a CDS encoding spore coat protein, whose product MATKELALHEQLEVHEVLIFKTSCVAKSKLFMDLVQDKKLKEILEEDLELSTKAIKDLRKVLADASK is encoded by the coding sequence ATGGCTACTAAAGAACTGGCATTGCACGAACAACTAGAGGTGCACGAGGTGTTAATCTTTAAAACTTCTTGTGTCGCAAAAAGCAAATTATTTATGGATTTAGTACAAGACAAAAAATTAAAAGAAATTTTAGAGGAAGACTTAGAGCTTTCTACAAAGGCTATTAAAGATTTAAGAAAAGTCCTTGCAGACGCAAGCAAATAA
- a CDS encoding ABC transporter permease — MRLWILVVATIILSFISLFIGAIDIKPSDLLDLDSQKTQIFVMSRLPRLMAIILAGAGMGIAGLIMQSLSRNKFVSPTTAGTLDAAKLGVIVSMIFFTNMSYMGQIFFSFSFALIGTFIFMQLLERIKFKDVMFVPLIGIMYGNIIGAISTFLGYEADVLQNVDSFFLGSFTLIVSGRYELLYVAVPAIIIAYIYANKFTVAGMGEDFAKNLGLSYRTVLNIGLVIVAIISTTVVLTVGIIPFLGLIVPNLVSLYLGDNLRKTIPHTIFMGAAFLLACDIISRLIVHPYEIPVNTTVAVIGSAIFLIMLFRGKAYAKK; from the coding sequence ATGAGATTATGGATATTAGTAGTAGCAACTATTATCCTATCCTTTATTTCGCTATTTATAGGTGCCATTGATATAAAACCGAGTGATCTGCTTGATTTGGACTCCCAGAAGACCCAAATCTTTGTAATGAGTCGATTGCCACGTTTAATGGCAATTATTTTAGCTGGTGCAGGAATGGGTATTGCAGGCTTAATTATGCAAAGTTTAAGTCGGAATAAGTTCGTATCACCGACAACGGCCGGTACGCTGGATGCAGCAAAACTAGGTGTCATAGTTTCGATGATATTCTTTACAAATATGTCTTATATGGGACAAATTTTCTTTAGTTTTTCATTTGCACTAATCGGTACGTTTATTTTTATGCAATTGCTTGAGCGTATTAAGTTCAAGGATGTTATGTTCGTACCCTTAATTGGTATTATGTATGGTAATATCATTGGTGCCATTTCCACATTCTTAGGATACGAAGCAGATGTCTTACAAAATGTAGATTCCTTCTTCTTAGGAAGCTTTACACTAATTGTCTCTGGACGCTATGAATTACTATACGTAGCCGTACCTGCCATTATTATAGCTTATATTTATGCAAACAAATTCACTGTAGCAGGTATGGGTGAGGACTTTGCAAAAAACTTAGGTTTAAGTTATCGTACAGTATTAAATATAGGTCTTGTTATTGTAGCAATTATTTCTACAACGGTCGTTTTAACAGTAGGTATTATACCGTTTTTAGGTTTAATCGTACCGAACCTTGTTTCTTTGTATTTAGGAGATAATTTACGCAAGACAATACCGCATACTATTTTCATGGGAGCAGCATTCTTACTCGCATGTGATATTATCAGCCGACTAATAGTTCATCCCTATGAGATTCCGGTAAATACAACAGTTGCCGTAATCGGCAGTGCGATCTTCTTAATTATGTTGTTTAGGGGGAAAGCATATGCGAAAAAATAG
- a CDS encoding SDR family NAD(P)-dependent oxidoreductase produces the protein MDVFIVTGSTSGIGQELVKQLIDKNKRVFGIARGESKLEHPNYHHVLFDLATTEKVAETLEELLNNVIEEATSLTLINNAGTIEPIGTAGEINSNLVAKSIAVNLTAPMILTGTFIRMTEQKVVPKKIMQISSGAGRNGYEGWSSYCAGKAGLDRFTEAVQLEESRKTNGVRLVSMAPGIIDTNMQGKIRDAKESEFALVNKFREYKVSGQLSSAEEVASKLIGFLESDQYYTSEVVTDLRQL, from the coding sequence ATGGACGTATTTATCGTAACTGGATCCACTAGCGGGATCGGACAAGAGCTTGTAAAACAACTTATAGATAAAAATAAGAGAGTATTTGGTATTGCAAGGGGAGAAAGTAAGCTTGAACATCCTAATTATCATCACGTTCTATTTGATTTAGCAACAACCGAAAAGGTAGCAGAAACTCTAGAAGAGCTGTTGAATAACGTGATAGAAGAGGCAACATCGTTGACCCTTATCAATAATGCAGGAACCATTGAGCCAATTGGGACAGCTGGAGAGATAAATTCTAATCTAGTGGCTAAAAGCATTGCGGTAAACTTAACTGCACCTATGATATTAACTGGAACGTTTATAAGAATGACAGAACAAAAAGTAGTTCCGAAAAAAATTATGCAAATTTCTTCTGGCGCTGGTCGAAATGGATATGAGGGATGGAGCAGCTATTGTGCTGGGAAGGCAGGACTTGATCGTTTTACAGAAGCAGTACAGCTCGAGGAATCGAGGAAAACAAATGGTGTAAGGCTTGTATCTATGGCTCCGGGAATTATTGATACGAATATGCAAGGGAAGATTCGAGATGCCAAAGAAAGTGAATTTGCGTTAGTAAATAAATTTAGAGAGTATAAAGTGTCTGGTCAGCTAAGTAGTGCAGAGGAAGTTGCATCCAAGCTGATAGGTTTTTTAGAAAGTGATCAATATTATACTAGTGAAGTTGTAACAGATTTACGACAACTGTAA
- a CDS encoding siderophore ABC transporter substrate-binding protein, translating to MKKWKFLTAVAALTLMLGACNSDDDSATGESTEKDSTSAATDTAEKSAFPMKISSLTASSEDEEKGTTITFEDVTLDKMPERIITLDYGFLDTLDALGVEGIVGIAANGGKGNIPPHLKEKYVVDGVADVGTLKQIDFEAVAAAEPDVIFISGRQAPFYEELKEITPNVVFIGSDNENYINAVNETVDLAAQIFDKETEAEKLKADLQAKVDEVKEKAAGYENALVAMYNDKKISGFDNGADSRFAYVYNDFGFKPATTDIEASSHGSDFSYESVLSVDPEVLLIIDRTASDVDAIKADIENDIIKQTRAYKEGKIVYLDGVNWYFSSNGVTTETEKLDEILNELK from the coding sequence ATGAAAAAATGGAAGTTTTTAACTGCAGTTGCAGCTTTAACATTAATGCTAGGAGCATGTAACTCAGATGATGATTCAGCAACTGGTGAATCTACAGAGAAAGATTCAACTTCAGCAGCAACTGATACGGCTGAAAAATCTGCATTTCCAATGAAAATATCTTCTTTGACAGCTTCAAGCGAAGATGAAGAAAAAGGTACAACAATTACATTTGAAGATGTAACTTTAGATAAAATGCCGGAGCGCATTATCACTTTAGATTATGGTTTCTTAGATACACTTGATGCACTTGGAGTAGAGGGAATTGTAGGAATCGCAGCAAACGGTGGTAAAGGTAATATCCCACCACACTTAAAAGAAAAATATGTTGTTGACGGTGTAGCTGATGTTGGTACGCTAAAACAAATCGACTTTGAAGCGGTAGCAGCTGCTGAACCAGATGTTATTTTCATCTCAGGTCGTCAAGCACCATTCTATGAGGAATTAAAAGAAATTACACCAAATGTAGTATTCATCGGTTCTGACAATGAAAATTATATTAACGCTGTAAACGAAACAGTTGACTTAGCAGCTCAAATCTTTGATAAAGAAACAGAAGCTGAAAAGCTAAAAGCAGATCTACAAGCTAAAGTGGATGAAGTGAAAGAAAAAGCAGCAGGTTATGAAAATGCATTAGTAGCAATGTACAATGACAAAAAAATCTCTGGTTTCGATAACGGAGCAGATTCTCGTTTTGCATATGTGTACAATGACTTTGGTTTCAAACCAGCAACTACTGATATTGAGGCATCATCTCATGGTTCAGATTTCTCTTATGAATCAGTTCTTTCTGTAGATCCAGAAGTTTTATTAATAATTGACCGTACTGCTTCTGATGTAGATGCAATTAAAGCAGATATTGAAAATGATATTATTAAACAAACTCGTGCTTACAAAGAAGGTAAAATCGTGTACTTAGACGGTGTTAACTGGTACTTCTCAAGCAACGGTGTAACTACTGAAACAGAAAAATTAGATGAAATCTTAAATGAGTTAAAATAA
- the helD gene encoding RNA polymerase recycling motor HelD, whose amino-acid sequence MEKHIWDEEQRHLTTVVEKLTGHIDVLQVFLKKQKGELIEERQSVSKEFSDLSDERGIDFATILPTLKEKELRYIHVNDVLSKLELLYKSAYFGRIDIEDEQLESLYIGLATFGEEDTGDIIIHDWRAPISSLFYENKLGEAFYQIPSEEMVPVQIQRRRQFKISYDNLLQIFDADMYIGDEVLQSLLTDTAKQKMKSIVTTIQSDQNAVIRSESHRNMMVLGPPGSGKTSVAMQRIAYLLYQYRRTLSAKNIMLISPSDLFNDYISNVLPELGEENVVHSTYYRLYKGMRRLPLLAETFYENVERLQNADLIHQESFYWKNSNAYAIHLVQYLQDLGLAGLPFYTLSIGKKVFISATELQELFYRKYTNLEIDFRLKKIRNHLMPRLREWKEQAILRRYEELRGVDQYIGDDEDLIRQSKKEIEKQYSPLHSAIEELGFVNILKIYTGSIRSMDTTEARKVYELTIRQIKSKQLFYEDLGPLMYIQARIKGIDRNLDIKHIVIDEIQDYSFLQFKAIQQLFPKAHFTLLGDKNQVVHPTEKDQIPRELSDISIVELNKSYRSTHEITDFMSAVLKQDKVLSLGVSGRKPLVKKVDKEQRLTEIKAVVDSYYETNTSLVILCKDMASCRMLYEELKNIIPSIQLISQEQKVYMKGILIMPGYMAKGFEFTTVLIADADQSVYDGPNDKFLLYTMVSRATRNLIIFYRIELTEALKQIQKDLYLTETLK is encoded by the coding sequence ATGGAAAAACATATTTGGGATGAGGAACAGCGACATTTAACCACAGTAGTTGAAAAGCTAACGGGACATATAGATGTTCTTCAAGTTTTTCTTAAAAAGCAAAAAGGTGAACTAATAGAAGAGCGGCAATCCGTTTCAAAGGAGTTCTCAGATTTGTCTGATGAACGTGGAATTGATTTTGCAACCATACTACCTACTCTCAAGGAAAAAGAACTTCGTTATATCCATGTTAATGACGTGCTTTCTAAGTTAGAGCTACTCTATAAAAGTGCCTATTTTGGACGAATTGATATAGAGGATGAACAACTGGAGAGCCTTTATATTGGACTCGCTACGTTTGGTGAAGAAGATACAGGTGATATCATTATCCATGATTGGCGTGCCCCTATATCCAGTCTGTTTTATGAAAACAAGTTAGGTGAAGCGTTCTACCAAATTCCTAGTGAAGAGATGGTGCCCGTCCAGATTCAAAGACGCCGACAATTTAAAATCTCCTACGATAATCTTCTACAAATATTCGATGCAGACATGTATATCGGTGATGAGGTGCTGCAAAGCCTTTTGACGGATACAGCAAAACAAAAGATGAAGAGTATTGTGACGACCATTCAAAGTGATCAGAATGCAGTTATTCGTTCAGAAAGTCATCGTAATATGATGGTGCTAGGACCACCGGGAAGTGGAAAGACATCTGTAGCTATGCAACGCATCGCTTATCTTCTATATCAATACCGCAGGACGCTTTCCGCCAAAAATATTATGCTTATATCCCCAAGCGATTTGTTTAATGATTATATTTCCAATGTTTTACCAGAATTAGGAGAGGAGAATGTCGTACATTCAACCTATTATCGTTTATATAAAGGGATGAGGCGTCTTCCATTATTGGCAGAGACCTTTTATGAAAATGTAGAGCGGCTACAAAACGCCGACTTGATACATCAGGAAAGCTTTTACTGGAAAAACTCAAATGCTTATGCAATTCATCTCGTACAATACCTACAGGATTTAGGATTGGCAGGATTACCTTTTTACACATTAAGCATTGGCAAGAAAGTTTTTATATCAGCTACAGAGCTTCAAGAATTGTTTTATCGAAAATATACAAACTTGGAAATAGACTTCCGTTTAAAAAAGATCCGTAATCACTTGATGCCTAGGTTAAGGGAATGGAAGGAACAAGCGATTTTGAGGAGATACGAGGAACTTAGAGGAGTCGACCAATACATCGGTGATGACGAGGATTTGATTAGACAGAGTAAAAAAGAGATAGAAAAGCAGTACTCACCCCTCCATAGTGCAATAGAAGAACTGGGATTCGTTAACATCCTGAAAATTTATACGGGTTCCATTAGGAGTATGGATACAACGGAGGCTAGAAAAGTCTATGAATTAACGATTCGACAAATAAAATCCAAACAACTTTTTTATGAAGATTTAGGTCCACTTATGTATATACAAGCTAGAATCAAAGGGATTGACAGAAACCTAGACATCAAGCATATTGTAATCGATGAAATACAGGACTATTCATTTCTTCAGTTTAAAGCTATTCAGCAGCTTTTCCCGAAAGCTCACTTTACCTTGCTGGGAGATAAAAACCAGGTAGTACATCCAACCGAAAAAGATCAGATACCAAGGGAGCTTTCCGATATATCTATAGTAGAACTTAACAAATCATATCGTTCTACGCATGAAATTACAGATTTTATGAGTGCTGTTTTAAAGCAAGATAAGGTCCTCTCGCTAGGAGTGAGTGGGAGAAAGCCATTAGTAAAAAAAGTGGATAAGGAGCAGCGGCTAACGGAAATAAAAGCAGTGGTAGATTCTTATTATGAGACCAACACCTCTTTGGTTATATTATGTAAGGACATGGCAAGCTGTCGGATGCTCTATGAGGAATTGAAGAATATCATTCCCTCTATTCAACTAATATCACAGGAACAAAAGGTATATATGAAAGGGATATTAATCATGCCAGGATACATGGCAAAGGGGTTTGAATTTACGACTGTATTAATAGCAGACGCTGACCAATCGGTTTACGATGGGCCCAATGACAAGTTTCTTCTCTACACGATGGTCTCGCGAGCAACCAGAAACTTAATTATTTTCTATCGTATAGAGCTTACGGAGGCTTTGAAACAAATCCAAAAGGACTTATATCTTACGGAAACCTTAAAATAA